The following are encoded in a window of Vespa crabro chromosome 2, iyVesCrab1.2, whole genome shotgun sequence genomic DNA:
- the LOC124421739 gene encoding leucine-zipper-like transcriptional regulator 1 isoform X2 — protein MDNVITAECLTLDFGPFETVHRWQRMPECDEFVGARRSKHTVVAYKDAIYVFGGDNGSRMLNDLLRFDVKEKSWGRAFATGTPPAPRYHHSAVVHDASMFVFGGYTGDIHSNSNLTNKNDLFEYRFLTGQWTEWKFIGITPVARSAHGAAVYDNKLWIFAGYDGNARLNDMWTISLLPGDTRIWEKVAQSGDCPPTCCNFPVAVARESMFVFSGQSGAKITNSLFQFHFRERRWTRISTEHILRGAPPPPARRYGHTMVSFDRHLYVFGGAADSTLPNDLHCYDLDTQTWNIVLPSTDSQVPSGRLFHAAAVIGEAMFIFGGTVDNNVRSGETYRFQFSSYPKCTLHDDFGRLLNARLFCDVEFVVGEGDTKIPAHIAMVAARSQFLRARIRQAHEKREKHLEEVLGSADVPVKDLPLLEVKLKDAVPEAFEMVLNYIYTDRIDPTKRFEDTSNSRFDDPLSNGIVLLMMDVYRLAVQFNMKRLEQLCVHYLEATISHANVLEALHNAAHLKLYFIKEFCLSFIVKESNYNQIVMSQEFETLDQPLMVEIIRRRQVPQTRNFSKQYESGTGTTLEQDMEAFLISIGKEFCDIILMLDGVPIPAHKAVLAARCSYFEDTNWRDDSISRIICFFNEIHLLCRCFNAP, from the exons ATGGATAATGTGATAACTGCAGAATGTTTGACACTTGATTTTGGACCTTTTGAAACTGTACATCGTTGGCAACGTATGCCTGAATGTGATGAATTTGTTGGTGCTAg ACGTAGTAAGCATACGGTTGTGGCATACAAAGATGCCATTTATGTATTTGGTGGTGATAATGGCTCAAGAATGTTAAATGATCTGTTGCGCTttgatgtaaaagaaaaatcatggGGTCGTGCATTTGCAACAGGAACTCCACCAGCACCACGTTATCATCACTCAGCAGTAGTACATGATGCTTCAATGTTTGTATTTGGTGGTTATACTGGTGATATACACTCAAATTCAAATCTtaccaataaaaatgatctttttGAATATCGTTTTTTAACTGGACAATGGACAGAATGGAAATTTATTGGGAt AACACCTGTTGCGAGATCTGCACATGGTGCTGCTGTATATGACAATAAATTGTGGATTTTTGCTGGCTATGATGGAAATGCAAGACTTAATGACATGTGGACAATATCTTTGTTG CCTGGTGATACACGCATTTGGGAGAAAGTAGCTCAGTCTGGCGATTGCCCTCCAACTTGTTGTAACTTTCCTGTTGCTGTAGCTCGTGAATCTATGTTTGTATTTAGTGGACAAAGTGGAGCCAAAATTACCAACagtctttttcaatttcattttagaGAAAGACG TTGGACCCGTATATCAACAGAACACATTCTTCGTGGTGCACCTCCACCACCTGCACGTAGATATGGTCACACAATGGTAAGCTTTGACAGGCATCTCTATGTTTTCGGTGGAGCAGCTGATTCAACTTTACCAAATGATCTTCACTGTTACGATCTGGATACACAAACTTGGAATATAGTACTACCATCTACTGACAGTCAG gTACCATCTGGTCGTCTTTTTCATGCTGCAGCAGTGATTGGAGAAGCCATGTTTATTTTTGGTGGTACAGTTGATAACAATGTACGTTCTGGAGAAACGTACAGGTTTCAATTTTCTTCCTACCCTAAGTGCACTCTTCATGATGATTTTGGAAGACTGTTAAATGCTCGTTTATTCTGTGATGTAGAATTTGTAGTAGGTGAAGGCGATACAAAAATACCAGCACACATAGCTATGGTTGCAGCTCGTTCTCAATTTTTAAGAGCTCGAATTAGGCAAGCgcatgaaaaaagagaaaaacatttgGAAGAAGTTTTAGGTTCTGCAGATGTACCAGTTAAAGATTTACCTTTATTAGag gtaaaattaaaagatgcTGTTCCAGAAGCTTTTGAAAtggtattaaattatatctatacgGATCGTATTGATCCTACAAAAAGATTTGAGGATACATCAAATAGTCGATTTGATGATCCTTTAAGCAATGGCATCGTCCTTCTTATGATGGATGTTTATCGTCTTGCAGTTCAATTTAATATGAAACGTTTAGAGCAATTATGTGTGCATTATCTAGAAGCAACTATAAGTCATGCAAACGTATTGGAAGCCTTACACAATGCTGCACATTTAAAGTTATACTTCATTAAAGAATTTTGTCTTAGTTTTATAGTAAAGGAAAGTAATTACAATCAAATCGTTATGAGTCAAGAATTTGAGACATTGGATCAACCATTAATGGTAGAAATTATTAGAAGACGACAAGTGCCACAAACGAGAAACTTTTCAAAACAATACGAATCTGGTACAG gaaCAACTTTAGAGCAAGATATGGAGGCATTTTTAATAAGTATTGGTAAAGAATTCTGTGATATAATTTTGATGTTGGATGGTGTGCCTATACCAGCACACAAAGCTGTTCTCGCAGCACGATGCAGTTATTTTGAAG ATACAAATTGGCGAGATGATTCCATCAGCAGAATCATTTGCTTCTTTAATGAGATACATCTATTATGCAGATGTTTCAATGCCCCCTGA
- the LOC124433075 gene encoding calcium load-activated calcium channel isoform X1, producing MWADTILIVFISVCTALLGEGLTWLMVYRTEKYQKLKAEVEKQSKKLEKRKEAHGDSLDKQQKKKIEREEERLKNNNRDLSLVKMKSMFAIGFAFTALLSMFNSIFDGRVVAKLPFVPISWIQGLSHRNLPGDDYTECSFIFLYILCTMSIRQNIQKMLGFAPSRTASKQSGSIFGPPPQQFK from the exons atgtgGGCAGACactattttaattgttttcattagTGTATGTACAGCATTATTAGGTGAAG GATTAACATGGTTGATGGTGTATAGAACTGAAAAATATCAGAAATTAAAAGCAGAAGTAGAAAAACAGAGTAAAAAAT tggaaaaaagaaaagaagctcATGGCGATTCATTAgataaacaacaaaaaaagaaaatagaacgtGAAGAAGAAAggctaaaaaataataatagagatttaTCGCtcgtaaaaatgaaatctaTGTTTGCAATTGGATTTGCATTTACTGCCCTTTTGAGTATGTTTAATAGTATATTTGATGGCAGAGTAGTAGCAAAATTGCCATTTGTACCAATAAGTTGGATACAAGGTTTATCACATAGGAATCTACCAGGCGATGATTATACAGAgtgttcttttatatttctgtaTATACTTTGTACCATGAGCATTAGACAA aaTATTCAAAAAATGCTCGGCTTTGCTCCTTCAAGAACAGCTAGCAAACAAAGTGGTAGTATCTTCGGACCGCCACCTcaacaatttaaataa
- the LOC124421740 gene encoding ketohexokinase-like, which produces MEFSNIKILTVGLSCVDIVQTCKYYPLEDCEQKSVEYKQQRGGNSSNTCTVLSLLGNLCEFLGVFSAEEHTNFLQNDMKKYNIDFSHCPEIKGVGCPVSTVILSLSTGTRTILHYNPNLPELTLKDFMQLKLQNYSWIHFEGRNITELLSMMQNIESYNKSMRLSDKQNIEKSNKWNMTITISLEIEKSIPELLDLLSYVDIVFISKDFARSRGYNNMSETLKNISAKTKPGTIIICAWSDRGAMACISDGVTVQSPAFPPQKIIDSLGAGDTFNAGVIHYLNKVKISAKNKDKGSSNSPVKKSQSKKHDIENSKFNQTEFIDQNILQAAITFACHVAGTKIGMKGYDGLDKIFTKFE; this is translated from the exons ATGGAGTtcagtaatataaaaattttaactgtTGGATTAAGCTGTGTTGATATAGTACAAACATGTAAATATTATCCTCTTGAGGATTGTGAACAAAA gTCTGTTGAATATAAACAGCAAAGAGGTGGAAATAGTTCAAATACATGCACTGTTCTTTCTTTGTTAGGAAATTTGTGTGAATTCTTAGGAGTATTTAGTGCAGAAGAACATACTAATTTCTTACAAAATgacatgaaaaaatataatattgatttttcacATTGTCCTGAAATCAAAGGTGTTGGATGTCCTGTATCAACAGTTATACTAAGTTTAAGTACTGGAACTCGtacaattttacattataatccGAATCTACCAGAATTGACATTAAAAGATTTTATGCAACTGAAATTGCAGAACTACAGTTGGATCCATTTTGAA GGCAGAAATATAACGGAATTATTATCTATGATGCAAAATATAGAAAGCTACAATAAGTCTATGAGATTATCAGATAAgcaaaatatagaaaaaagtaataaatggaatatgactattactattagtttGGAGATAGAAAAATCTATACCTgaattattagatttattatcttatgTCGATATAGTATTTATATCAAAAGACTTTGCAAGAAGTAGAGGATATAACAATATGAGtgaaacattgaaaaatatcagTGCAAAAACTAAACCAGg aacaattattatttgtgcTTGGAGTGATAGAGGTGCAATGGCATGTATTTCGGATGGAGTTACAGTACAATCACCAGCTTTTCCAccacaaaaaataatagacaGTCTTGGTGCTGGGGATACATTTAATGCAGGGGTTATACATTATTTGAACAAAGTAAAAATTTCTGctaaaaataaagacaaagGTTCTTCAAACAGTCCTGTTAAAAAAAGTCAGTCAAAGAAACATGATAttgaaaattcaaaatttaatcaaaCAGAATTTATTGATCAAAATATTCTACAGGCAGCTATAACCTTTGCTTGTCATGTTGCTGGTACCAAAATAGGAATGAAAGGTTATGATGGTCTTGATaagatatttacaaaattcgaataa
- the LOC124421739 gene encoding leucine-zipper-like transcriptional regulator 1 isoform X1: MDNVITAECLTLDFGPFETVHRWQRMPECDEFVGARRSKHTVVAYKDAIYVFGGDNGSRMLNDLLRFDVKEKSWGRAFATGTPPAPRYHHSAVVHDASMFVFGGYTGDIHSNSNLTNKNDLFEYRFLTGQWTEWKFIGITPVARSAHGAAVYDNKLWIFAGYDGNARLNDMWTISLLPGDTRIWEKVAQSGDCPPTCCNFPVAVARESMFVFSGQSGAKITNSLFQFHFRERRWTRISTEHILRGAPPPPARRYGHTMVSFDRHLYVFGGAADSTLPNDLHCYDLDTQTWNIVLPSTDSQVPSGRLFHAAAVIGEAMFIFGGTVDNNVRSGETYRFQFSSYPKCTLHDDFGRLLNARLFCDVEFVVGEGDTKIPAHIAMVAARSQFLRARIRQAHEKREKHLEEVLGSADVPVKDLPLLEVKLKDAVPEAFEMVLNYIYTDRIDPTKRFEDTSNSRFDDPLSNGIVLLMMDVYRLAVQFNMKRLEQLCVHYLEATISHANVLEALHNAAHLKLYFIKEFCLSFIVKESNYNQIVMSQEFETLDQPLMVEIIRRRQVPQTRNFSKQYESGTGTTLEQDMEAFLISIGKEFCDIILMLDGVPIPAHKAVLAARCSYFEGMFRSFMPENNIVNIQIGEMIPSAESFASLMRYIYYADVSMPPEDSLYLFTAPVFYGFTNNRLQAFCKQNLEMNVTFENVIQILEAADRMQASDIKKYALNLIVHHFSKVARLPRLKQLSRELLLDILEALADKHSEARTCQDMTNDC; this comes from the exons ATGGATAATGTGATAACTGCAGAATGTTTGACACTTGATTTTGGACCTTTTGAAACTGTACATCGTTGGCAACGTATGCCTGAATGTGATGAATTTGTTGGTGCTAg ACGTAGTAAGCATACGGTTGTGGCATACAAAGATGCCATTTATGTATTTGGTGGTGATAATGGCTCAAGAATGTTAAATGATCTGTTGCGCTttgatgtaaaagaaaaatcatggGGTCGTGCATTTGCAACAGGAACTCCACCAGCACCACGTTATCATCACTCAGCAGTAGTACATGATGCTTCAATGTTTGTATTTGGTGGTTATACTGGTGATATACACTCAAATTCAAATCTtaccaataaaaatgatctttttGAATATCGTTTTTTAACTGGACAATGGACAGAATGGAAATTTATTGGGAt AACACCTGTTGCGAGATCTGCACATGGTGCTGCTGTATATGACAATAAATTGTGGATTTTTGCTGGCTATGATGGAAATGCAAGACTTAATGACATGTGGACAATATCTTTGTTG CCTGGTGATACACGCATTTGGGAGAAAGTAGCTCAGTCTGGCGATTGCCCTCCAACTTGTTGTAACTTTCCTGTTGCTGTAGCTCGTGAATCTATGTTTGTATTTAGTGGACAAAGTGGAGCCAAAATTACCAACagtctttttcaatttcattttagaGAAAGACG TTGGACCCGTATATCAACAGAACACATTCTTCGTGGTGCACCTCCACCACCTGCACGTAGATATGGTCACACAATGGTAAGCTTTGACAGGCATCTCTATGTTTTCGGTGGAGCAGCTGATTCAACTTTACCAAATGATCTTCACTGTTACGATCTGGATACACAAACTTGGAATATAGTACTACCATCTACTGACAGTCAG gTACCATCTGGTCGTCTTTTTCATGCTGCAGCAGTGATTGGAGAAGCCATGTTTATTTTTGGTGGTACAGTTGATAACAATGTACGTTCTGGAGAAACGTACAGGTTTCAATTTTCTTCCTACCCTAAGTGCACTCTTCATGATGATTTTGGAAGACTGTTAAATGCTCGTTTATTCTGTGATGTAGAATTTGTAGTAGGTGAAGGCGATACAAAAATACCAGCACACATAGCTATGGTTGCAGCTCGTTCTCAATTTTTAAGAGCTCGAATTAGGCAAGCgcatgaaaaaagagaaaaacatttgGAAGAAGTTTTAGGTTCTGCAGATGTACCAGTTAAAGATTTACCTTTATTAGag gtaaaattaaaagatgcTGTTCCAGAAGCTTTTGAAAtggtattaaattatatctatacgGATCGTATTGATCCTACAAAAAGATTTGAGGATACATCAAATAGTCGATTTGATGATCCTTTAAGCAATGGCATCGTCCTTCTTATGATGGATGTTTATCGTCTTGCAGTTCAATTTAATATGAAACGTTTAGAGCAATTATGTGTGCATTATCTAGAAGCAACTATAAGTCATGCAAACGTATTGGAAGCCTTACACAATGCTGCACATTTAAAGTTATACTTCATTAAAGAATTTTGTCTTAGTTTTATAGTAAAGGAAAGTAATTACAATCAAATCGTTATGAGTCAAGAATTTGAGACATTGGATCAACCATTAATGGTAGAAATTATTAGAAGACGACAAGTGCCACAAACGAGAAACTTTTCAAAACAATACGAATCTGGTACAG gaaCAACTTTAGAGCAAGATATGGAGGCATTTTTAATAAGTATTGGTAAAGAATTCTGTGATATAATTTTGATGTTGGATGGTGTGCCTATACCAGCACACAAAGCTGTTCTCGCAGCACGATGCAGTTATTTTGAAGGCATGTTTCGCTCTTTCATGcctgaaaataatattgttaat ATACAAATTGGCGAGATGATTCCATCAGCAGAATCATTTGCTTCTTTAATGAGATACATCTATTATGCAGATGTTTCAATGCCCCCTGAAGAttctttgtatttatttacagCTCCAGTTTTTTATGGTTTTACAAATAATCGGTTACAAGCATTTTGCAAACAAAATCTTGAAATGAATGTTACTTTTGAAAatgttatacaaattttagaaGCTGCAGATAGAATGCAAGCTAGTGACATTAAAAAGTACGCATTAAATCTTATAGTACATCATTTCAGTAAg gTTGCAAGACTACCAAGACTGAAGCAATTGAGCAGAGAATTATTGCTGGATATATTAGAAGCATTAGCAGATAAGCACAGTGAAGCAAGAACATGTCAAGATATGACAAATGATTGCTGA
- the LOC124421813 gene encoding symplekin, with translation MDPRIHRRLESEKGPGDLIVEWLNEASTCLAIDVKVSNLCKVQEILFNKEPQLLPLYLDETIQFSLDRIAEVRKTVTGFIEEAGVKQPETIPRIVPVLLRLVSDKAPLVAKRALRASGRILRAALKWISYAAVITPEMEMAWTQLSSLKVQIINMIDSDNDGIRTQAVKFLEGVVLIQTYPDADAPKKPDDFSLEDIPLTLKIARRRKLEEEANHVMDLLIKFHGSPHVSSVNLMTCMGSLALIAKIRPQFMSSVIQALQKLQHDLPPTLSDSQVTSVQKQLKLTLLGLMKHPSGIEFASTIAKLLAQLGAKEQEIIKAYPKPEDVRRIKKRQQEAVAIAAKRAKFDTSLILEETEAVASPVPVPKLPELIELSESFIAERLSVEIATELVMDSMAWVPDTMTTIFQREYQPTSTTDINVQCQTIAKLLAAQIKQAKAKKSKKDAKDEDAVMEDLIKNPTISVAEAKRERKREKDREKEKEAKASLEAHEKSLAKARNRLKSLKLSEVTKPLTKEGKETMLLMAVNRILIAEKVAVLGGVSAVRSKILTTLAATFNPYIKEAVLHYITDDMRNRLDLALGWLYEEYALLQGFQRRTTLSTKPQEAPHQAYNFLLCTLVSAIDLIQGKDRDTLLYRLYLEAPLITEDAVEALKMVSSDETRGLAPLQLLKEMVIRRPTKQLVFLNVLLCHTGHENNAIREAAIQLVCQLYGRPELSKLIEEYAVLYLGFLRLQTPPEIVFGQDRGRPQIENQWTESTTRACLGLYLALLSEHQDLIHELARVYTSMGADVKRMVLRLVEGPVRSLGMGSPQLLALVENCPKGAETLVTRIIHILTEKSIPSAELVARVRELYQTRVSDVRFLIPVLNGLTKKEVIAALPKLIKLNPIVVKEVFNRLLGTHNNDSGVPHTSPITPAELLIALHNIDPSKAELKTIIKATSLCFAENQVYTQETVAVVIQHLMEMTPLPTLLMRTVIQSLALYPRLSGFVMNILQRLILKQVWKQPKVWEGFVKCCERTKPQSFAVILQLPPAQLAEALKMAPNLRSPLLAHVEAFAENQKAHIPQSIMDVIQGKSLCDMHDEFDIAPPGDYPSEQKTDTTETDLSEPAPPGLD, from the exons aTGGATCCACGAATACATAGAAGATTAGAGTCGGAAAAAGGGCCAGGCGATTTG ATTGTTGAATGGTTAAATGAAGCTTCTACGTGCCTTGCTATAGATGTAAAAGTTTCTAATTTATGTAAAGtccaagaaattttatttaacaaggAACCACAATTACTTCCATTGTATTTGGATGAAACCatacaattttctttagaTAGAATTGCTGAGGTTAGAAAGACAGTTACAGGGTTTATTGAGGAAGCagg ggTTAAACAACCAGAAACAATACCACGAATAGTTCCAGTATTATTAAGACTTGTCTCTGATAAAGCACCTTTAGTAGCTAAAAGAGCTCTTCGAGCTAGTGGGAGAATTCTCAGAGCAGCTTTAAAATGGATTTCTTATGCAGCCGTAATAACACCAGAAATGGAAATGGCATGGACTCAACTTAGTTCTCTAAAAgttcaaattattaatatgatagaTAGTGATAATGATGG TATTAGGACACAAGCAGTAAAATTTTTGGAGGGAGTTGTTTTGATTCAAACTTATCCAGATGCAGATGCTCCAAAAAAACCAGATGATTTCTCTCTTGAAGATATTccattaacattaaaaatagcTCGTAGACGGAAATTAGAGGAAGAAGCGAATCATGTAATGGATTtacttattaaatttcatGGATCCCCACATGTCAGTAGTGTCAATTTAATGACATGTATGGGTTCTTTGGCCTTAATTGCTAAAATTAGACCACAATTTATGTCTAGTGTAATTCAAG CTTTACAGAAATTACAACATGATTTACCTCCTACCTTGTCTGATTCTCAAGTCACAAGTGTACAGAAGCAATTAAAACTTACTTTGCTTGGATTAATGAAACATCCATCTGGTATAGAATTTGCTTCAACTATTGCTAAGTTATTAGCTCAGCTTGGTGCCAAAGAACAGGAAATTATCAAAGCTTATCCTAAGCCAGAAGATGTCAGACGCATTAAAAAACGTCAAcaa GAAGCAGTTGCAATTGCTGCTAAGCGTGCAAAATTTGATACTTCTTTAATACTTGAAGAAACTGAAGCAGTAGCAAGTCCAGTTCCAGTACCAAAATTACCTGAATTAATTGAACTCTCTGAAAGTTTTATAGCAGAAAGATTAAGTGTAGAAATAGCCACAGAATTAGTAATGGACAGTATG gcATGGGTTCCAGATACTATGACAACTATTTTTCAAAGAGAATATCAACCAACTTCAACAACAGATATAAATGTACAATGTCAAACGATTGCAAAACTTTTAGCTGCACAAATTAAACAAGCAAAggcaaagaaaagtaaaaaagatgcCAAAGATGAGGATGCTGTAATGGAAGATTTGATCAAAAATCCAACCATTAGCGTAGCCGAAGCAAAACGAGAACGAAAAcgtgaaaaagatagagaaaaggaaaaagaggcaAAAGCATCATTAGAAGCACATGAAAAATCGCTTGCCAAAGCAAGGAATCgtttgaaatctttaaaattatcAGAAGTTACAAAACCACTTactaaagaaggaaaggaaacgaTGCTATTAATGGCAGTTAACAGAATTCTGATTGCAGAAAAAGTTGCAGTTCTTGGTGGTGTTTCTGCTGTaag GTCAAAAATCTTAACAACTTTAGCAGCAACTTTTAATCCATATATTAAAGAAGCAGTACTACATTATATTACAGATGATATGAGAAATCGTCTAGATTTAGCCTTAGGCTGGTTGTATGAAGAATATGCCTTATTACAAGGTTTTCAAAGGCGAACAACATTAAGTACAAAACCACAAGAAGCACCACATCAAGCCTACAATTTCTTGTTATGTACTTTAGTTTCTGCAATAGACTTAATTCAAGGAAAAGATCGCGACACTTTATTATAtag ATTATATTTAGAAGCTCCTTTAATTACGGAAGATGCAGTGGAGGCTTTGAAGATGGTTTCTTCAGACGAAACAAGAGGTCTTGCACCATTGCAACTATTAAAAGAAATGGTTATCAGAAGACCTACAAAGCAATtagtttttttaaatgttctgTTATGTCATACAGGACACGAAAATAACGCG ATAAGAGAGGCAGCAATACAATTGGTTTGTCAATTATATGGTCGACCCGAATTAAGCAAACTTATAGAAGAATATGCAGTTCTTTATTTAGGCTTTTTACGTTTGCAAACTCCTCCTGAAATAGTTTTTGGTCAAGATAGAGGAAGACCTCAAATAGAAAACCAATGGACAGAATCCACTACTAGAGCTTGCCTAGGATTATATCTTGCTTTATTAAGTGAACATCAAGATCTTATTCATGA GTTAGCAAGAGTTTATACGTCAATGGGAGCTGATGTAAAACGCATGGTTCTCAGATTAGTTGAAGGACCTGTAAGGTCGTTAGGAATGGGTAGTCCACAATTACTTGCACTTGTTGAAAATTGTCCAAAAGGTGCAGAAACTTTGGTCACTAGAATTATACATATCCTTACAGAAAAAT CTATTCCAAGTGCGGAATTAGTAGCAAGAGTACGAGAATTATATCAGACAAGAGTATCAGATGTAAGATTTCTAATACCTGTTTTAAATGGCTTGACCAAAAAAGAAGTTATTGCTGCTCTTCCCaagttaataaaattgaatccTATTGTTGTTAAAGaa GTATTTAATAGACTTCTAGGTACACACAACAATGATAGTGGTGTACCACATACATCTCCAATTACGCCTGCAGAATTATTAATAGCTTTACACAATATTGATCCTAGCAAAGCAGAATTGAAAACTATTATAAAag CAACTTCTTTATGCTTTGCGGAAAATCAAGTTTACACACAAGAAACTGTTGCCGTCGTAATACAACATCTAATGGAAATGACGCCCTTACCTACGCTATTAATGCGTACTGTTATACAGAGTTTAGCTCTTTATCCTAGACTTAGTGGATTTGTTATGAATATTCTTCAGCGTTTGATACTTAAACAAGTATGGAAACAACCCAAAGTTTGGGAAGGTTTCGTTAAATGCTGTGAACGTACAAAGCCACAAAGTTTTGCTGTTATTTTACAGTTACCTCCAGCACAATTAGCTGAAGCATTAAAAATGGCTCCAAATTTAAGATCACCTTTGCTAGCTCATGTTGAAGCATTTGCTGAAAATCAG aAGGCACACATTCCACAATCCATAATGGACGTTATACAAGGCAAATCACTATGTGATATGCATGATGAATttgatatt gCACCTCCTGGTGATTATCCATCCGAACAAAAAACAGATACAACAGAAACAGATTTATCAGAACCAGCTCCTCCTGGTTTAGACTag
- the LOC124433075 gene encoding calcium load-activated calcium channel isoform X2: protein MWADTILIVFISVCTALLGLTWLMVYRTEKYQKLKAEVEKQSKKLEKRKEAHGDSLDKQQKKKIEREEERLKNNNRDLSLVKMKSMFAIGFAFTALLSMFNSIFDGRVVAKLPFVPISWIQGLSHRNLPGDDYTECSFIFLYILCTMSIRQNIQKMLGFAPSRTASKQSGSIFGPPPQQFK, encoded by the exons atgtgGGCAGACactattttaattgttttcattagTGTATGTACAGCATTATTAG GATTAACATGGTTGATGGTGTATAGAACTGAAAAATATCAGAAATTAAAAGCAGAAGTAGAAAAACAGAGTAAAAAAT tggaaaaaagaaaagaagctcATGGCGATTCATTAgataaacaacaaaaaaagaaaatagaacgtGAAGAAGAAAggctaaaaaataataatagagatttaTCGCtcgtaaaaatgaaatctaTGTTTGCAATTGGATTTGCATTTACTGCCCTTTTGAGTATGTTTAATAGTATATTTGATGGCAGAGTAGTAGCAAAATTGCCATTTGTACCAATAAGTTGGATACAAGGTTTATCACATAGGAATCTACCAGGCGATGATTATACAGAgtgttcttttatatttctgtaTATACTTTGTACCATGAGCATTAGACAA aaTATTCAAAAAATGCTCGGCTTTGCTCCTTCAAGAACAGCTAGCAAACAAAGTGGTAGTATCTTCGGACCGCCACCTcaacaatttaaataa